Proteins from a single region of Paraglaciecola sp. T6c:
- a CDS encoding DNA-3-methyladenine glycosylase I — protein sequence MSDNVLANLEHYQAIYQRASERKGGPGAVESLLSDPLADKDIAQLGDDRFLAEFSKKVFQSGFVWRVVRNKWPEFERLFFEFNIDKVLLMPDEMLEKRAQDPAIIRNYKKVQTIRDNAIMIDSVRRDHDSFAQFVANWPVADITGLWVYLKKHGARLGGNTGPYALRALGKDTFLLTRDVTSYFSQRDIISGGVTSKRSLSAIQAAFNQLQAQSGRSMQALSTLIAISVGDNLAA from the coding sequence GTGAGCGACAACGTTTTAGCCAATTTGGAACATTATCAGGCCATTTACCAACGTGCCAGCGAACGAAAAGGCGGCCCTGGCGCCGTTGAAAGTTTACTTAGTGACCCCCTTGCCGATAAAGACATCGCCCAATTGGGTGATGATCGTTTCTTAGCTGAATTTAGCAAAAAGGTCTTTCAATCAGGTTTTGTATGGCGAGTGGTACGCAATAAGTGGCCTGAGTTCGAACGTTTGTTTTTCGAATTTAATATCGACAAAGTACTGCTTATGCCGGATGAAATGCTTGAAAAGCGCGCTCAAGATCCAGCCATTATTCGCAACTATAAAAAAGTGCAAACCATTCGCGACAACGCCATCATGATCGACTCTGTTCGCCGTGATCACGACAGTTTTGCGCAGTTTGTCGCTAACTGGCCTGTGGCTGATATCACTGGTCTGTGGGTCTATTTGAAGAAGCATGGCGCTCGCTTAGGTGGCAACACAGGCCCTTACGCGCTGCGTGCATTAGGCAAGGATACTTTTTTGCTGACTCGCGATGTCACGAGTTACTTTAGCCAACGGGATATTATTTCAGGTGGAGTGACATCCAAGCGTAGCCTAAGTGCAATCCAAGCAGCGTTTAATCAGTTACAGGCGCAAAGTGGCCGCTCTATGCAGGCCCTCAGTACGCTTATTGCTATCAGCGTAGGAGACAATTTAGCAGCCTGA
- the ubiE gene encoding bifunctional demethylmenaquinone methyltransferase/2-methoxy-6-polyprenyl-1,4-benzoquinol methylase UbiE: MSVSEQHGASDTSHEQAPESSEKTHFGFQQVDKNAKASMVAEVFQSVAAKYDIMNDVMSMGIHRLWKRFTIDCSGARAGHKVLDLAGGTGDLTAKFSRIVGDSGEVVLADINDAMLRVGRDKLRDKGIVSNVKYVQANAEALPFPDNSFDIITIAFGLRNVTDKDKALASMYRVLKPGGRLLVLEFSKPTSEVLNKVYDAYSFHLLPKIGELVAKDGDSYKYLAESIRMHPEQDVLKDMMQEAGFEQVTYHNLTGGIVALHRGFKF, translated from the coding sequence ATGAGCGTTAGCGAGCAACACGGGGCTTCAGATACCAGCCACGAGCAAGCCCCAGAATCATCAGAAAAAACCCACTTTGGTTTTCAACAAGTCGATAAGAATGCCAAAGCCTCTATGGTTGCTGAGGTTTTTCAATCGGTCGCCGCGAAATACGACATCATGAACGACGTCATGTCTATGGGTATTCACCGCTTATGGAAACGCTTTACCATAGACTGCAGCGGTGCAAGAGCCGGCCACAAAGTACTCGATTTAGCCGGTGGCACAGGTGACTTAACCGCTAAGTTTTCACGTATTGTAGGCGACAGCGGTGAAGTGGTGTTAGCCGATATCAATGATGCCATGCTACGAGTAGGCCGTGACAAGCTGCGCGACAAAGGCATTGTCAGTAATGTGAAATACGTACAGGCTAACGCCGAAGCCCTGCCCTTTCCTGATAACAGTTTCGATATCATTACTATTGCCTTTGGTCTGCGCAACGTGACCGACAAAGACAAGGCCTTAGCGTCTATGTACCGCGTTTTGAAACCCGGCGGGCGGTTATTGGTGTTGGAGTTTTCAAAACCTACCAGCGAAGTATTGAATAAGGTTTATGATGCCTATTCATTCCATTTACTGCCTAAAATTGGCGAGCTGGTTGCCAAAGACGGTGACAGCTACAAATACTTAGCAGAATCGATTCGCATGCATCCAGAGCAAGATGTGCTGAAAGACATGATGCAAGAAGCCGGTTTTGAGCAAGTGACCTATCACAACCTAACAGGCGGTATTGTTGCTCTGCACCGCGGGTTTAAGTTTTAA
- a CDS encoding ubiquinone biosynthesis accessory factor UbiJ has translation MLVGQLISAGVELTLNQLLQLDPDCKPRLKKLAGKQLQVTINELPWSLLFTFSEQIDVSALQQDQQSAPADAAADCHITLSLSTLSALSDSSKISQLIQQGKLDLDGDIDVAQGFSNLMKELDIDWEEQLSKYTGDVVAHQTFSSVKAFFNTAQQEVEKLADQLSAHLTQPEAVAVTEIEVADFCDQVNHLRSASDRLEARIDHLIASQQDDQ, from the coding sequence ATGTTAGTCGGGCAGCTGATAAGCGCGGGCGTTGAGTTAACCCTTAACCAACTTTTGCAGCTCGATCCTGATTGTAAACCTCGCTTAAAAAAGTTAGCGGGCAAACAACTGCAGGTCACTATTAATGAGTTACCTTGGTCTTTACTGTTTACTTTTTCTGAGCAAATTGATGTCAGCGCCTTGCAGCAAGATCAACAGTCAGCACCCGCTGATGCCGCAGCAGATTGCCATATTACTCTTAGTTTAAGCACGCTTAGCGCATTAAGTGACAGCAGTAAAATCAGTCAGCTGATTCAACAAGGAAAGCTAGATTTAGACGGTGATATCGATGTTGCCCAAGGATTTAGCAATCTAATGAAAGAGCTGGATATTGATTGGGAAGAACAGTTATCTAAATACACAGGTGACGTGGTTGCTCATCAAACCTTTAGTAGCGTGAAAGCGTTCTTCAATACGGCTCAACAAGAAGTGGAGAAACTCGCTGACCAGCTCAGCGCGCATTTAACCCAACCTGAAGCCGTCGCGGTGACCGAAATCGAAGTTGCGGATTTTTGTGATCAGGTAAATCACCTACGTAGCGCCAGCGATAGGCTTGAAGCGCGAATCGATCACCTCATTGCCTCACAACAGGATGACCAATAA
- the ubiB gene encoding ubiquinone biosynthesis regulatory protein kinase UbiB: protein MRILRLYQINKVFLQHGLDELIPDKWLPWYAKLGRFGFFWLRNKHKDKSPGARIRLALQSLGPVFIKFGQMLSTRKDLLSQDIANELAILQDQVEPFDSEVAQRIIRHALGVSDLSEVFSEFEETPLASASIAQVHAAKLIGHSEEVVVKVIRPNIGSAIHADIQLMRTFANALQKLLPDGKRLRPVEVVAEYEKTIIGELDLLNEAANGIQFKRNFEDSTALYVPHIYSDYCHANVMVMERIYGTPISDVATLEARGTNMKKLAERGVEVFFTQVFRDSFFHADMHPGNIFVALDNPDDPQYITIDYGIVGTLNSEDKRYLAENFIAFFNRNYRKVAELHVDSGWVPSTTSIDEFEASIRRVCEPIFQKPLAEIEFSNVLLQLFNTARRFNMIIQPQLVLLQKTLLYIEGLGRQLYPQLDLWQTAKPFLENWMREQIGVKAMYNKVSANLPFWSEKLPEIPDLVYDSMRQIKRYPEQQKLQFEKQQWQVKQQQRRLVFTIIGATLLVVSSVMPVYIQHWWIPASIATFGVFSWLIAWRCRVPE from the coding sequence GTGCGGATCCTTCGTTTATACCAAATCAATAAAGTTTTTTTACAACACGGCTTAGATGAACTTATTCCTGACAAGTGGCTGCCTTGGTACGCTAAATTAGGACGCTTCGGCTTTTTCTGGTTGCGTAACAAGCATAAAGATAAATCCCCCGGTGCCCGTATTCGTTTAGCGTTGCAGTCTTTAGGGCCAGTATTTATTAAATTTGGCCAAATGTTGTCTACCCGTAAAGACTTGCTAAGCCAAGACATTGCTAACGAATTGGCCATCCTGCAAGACCAGGTCGAGCCTTTTGACAGCGAGGTAGCTCAGCGAATTATTCGTCATGCGCTTGGCGTCAGCGACCTAAGCGAAGTCTTCAGTGAATTTGAAGAAACACCTTTAGCGTCAGCATCCATCGCCCAAGTGCATGCAGCCAAACTGATTGGTCATAGCGAAGAAGTCGTCGTTAAAGTGATTCGCCCAAATATAGGCTCCGCGATCCATGCTGATATTCAGCTTATGCGCACTTTTGCTAATGCATTACAAAAATTACTGCCAGATGGTAAACGCTTACGCCCGGTTGAAGTTGTCGCAGAATACGAAAAAACGATCATTGGCGAGTTGGACTTACTTAACGAAGCCGCCAATGGCATTCAATTTAAACGTAATTTTGAAGATTCTACCGCGTTATACGTGCCACATATTTACAGTGATTACTGCCATGCAAATGTGATGGTAATGGAACGTATTTATGGCACTCCCATTTCTGATGTTGCCACGTTAGAAGCCCGTGGCACCAATATGAAAAAGCTTGCCGAACGCGGGGTAGAGGTATTTTTCACCCAGGTGTTCAGAGACAGCTTTTTCCATGCTGACATGCACCCCGGCAATATATTTGTCGCCTTGGATAACCCTGACGACCCACAATATATCACCATAGATTACGGTATTGTCGGCACGCTCAATAGCGAAGATAAACGCTACTTAGCGGAAAATTTTATCGCTTTCTTCAATCGCAATTACCGTAAAGTAGCTGAGCTACACGTTGATTCAGGTTGGGTGCCAAGCACCACCAGCATTGATGAATTTGAAGCGTCGATTCGCCGCGTATGCGAGCCCATTTTCCAAAAGCCTCTGGCTGAAATTGAATTCAGTAATGTGCTACTGCAGTTATTTAATACCGCTAGACGCTTCAATATGATTATTCAGCCGCAATTGGTGCTGCTGCAAAAAACCCTGTTGTATATAGAGGGTTTAGGCCGCCAGTTGTACCCGCAATTAGATTTATGGCAAACCGCCAAACCCTTCTTAGAAAATTGGATGCGTGAACAAATTGGCGTAAAAGCCATGTATAACAAGGTTTCAGCGAATTTACCGTTCTGGTCTGAAAAGTTGCCAGAAATTCCCGATTTAGTGTATGACTCTATGCGCCAAATCAAACGCTATCCCGAGCAACAAAAGTTGCAGTTCGAAAAGCAGCAGTGGCAGGTGAAACAGCAACAGCGTAGATTAGTATTTACTATTATTGGAGCAACGTTGTTGGTAGTGTCCAGTGTGATGCCTGTTTACATTCAGCATTGGTGGATACCGGCGAGTATCGCTACATTTGGCGTTTTTAGCTGGTTAATTGCGTGGCGCTGCAGAGTGCCAGAGTAG